The following coding sequences are from one Paenibacillus sp. FSL R5-0912 window:
- a CDS encoding insulinase family protein, giving the protein MSSLITGQVYSGFQVMRQEYIREIESSVYTMEHQQSGARLLYVQNQDDNKVFSVTFRTPPADSTGVFHILEHSVLCGSDKYPVKEPFVELLKGSMKTFLNAFTFGDKTMYPVASRNEQDFANLMEVYLDSVFQPNIYSQREIFEQEGWHYELPRSGDELIYKGVVYNEMKGSYSSPVTVLIDRIKKSLYPDTVYRHSSGGDPEHIPALTYEQFLEAHSRYYHPSNSYFYLYGDLNIEARLQFIHEEYLSRYNRKDIDTGIALQQPTGITELTAEYPILESETAADKTYVSLNYVIGTSQDRELNLAFAILKSMLMDSNAAPLKQALLKSGLGKDVVSFYSDSMVQPMLGIALTHSNPTAKEAFVNLVRTTLSRLAADGLDEKLVLAAVNSKEFELREADFNQYPKGLTYNMEVMKAWLYDGLPSTYLEYEAAISAIREQSTNRYFERLIETYLLNSDHCSVVVLKPLQTLAADKEAAARSRLAAYKASLTPVQLEELVLNTQKLLARQNRPDAAEDLQKLPKLSLQDIDRSAPPGAPTQEHRLDGITVLHHEAAAGTIAYIKLYWDTRVLAAEQLPYLELLARVLGQLETAAYSIEELTSEIGITTGGIRFQNEIFGSGKAGEGSYQPKFSARIKVMQGNIGGSLKLLHELLYNSSLNNLSKLQEIVRREASGMEAMLNQKGNEIAAGRVLSYFTDRGMYEEQLGGMAYYRFIKELAGRIDQEADQLADILKGICGVLFNTQNVTLSVTGTLDTYAEFTAHLAQLDLRDQQVKFLPLLPALDQAGNEGFMSASQVQYVVKGYDFTKLGFAYSGKLQVLKRILSLTYLWNAVRVKGGAYGGNLVLRRDGVLLFTSYRDPNLQETLEIYDRAYLFAGEFAADEEEMTKAIIGTLAMVDQPLSPGAQGRQADRYYFEQITGADLQQERNEILSTTSEDIRQYAGLLQAVTQQNYFCVVGNESKLKSVRDLFGSLEELVK; this is encoded by the coding sequence ATGAGCAGCTTAATCACAGGCCAAGTCTATTCCGGGTTTCAAGTCATGCGTCAGGAGTATATCCGGGAAATCGAATCCTCGGTATATACGATGGAGCATCAGCAGAGCGGCGCGCGGCTGCTATACGTACAGAATCAGGATGATAACAAGGTGTTCAGTGTCACTTTTCGGACTCCGCCTGCGGACAGCACGGGAGTGTTTCATATTCTGGAGCATTCGGTCCTGTGCGGCTCGGATAAGTATCCGGTAAAGGAACCGTTTGTAGAGCTGCTGAAGGGCTCGATGAAAACATTTCTGAACGCCTTTACCTTTGGCGACAAGACGATGTATCCGGTGGCCAGCCGGAATGAACAGGACTTTGCCAACTTAATGGAGGTTTATCTGGACAGCGTGTTCCAGCCGAACATTTACAGCCAGCGGGAGATTTTTGAGCAGGAGGGCTGGCATTACGAGCTGCCGCGTTCCGGGGATGAGCTGATCTATAAGGGTGTCGTCTACAACGAGATGAAAGGCTCTTATTCCTCACCTGTCACGGTATTAATCGACCGGATCAAAAAGTCGCTCTACCCGGATACGGTATACCGTCATTCCTCCGGCGGAGATCCGGAACATATCCCTGCGTTGACCTATGAGCAGTTCCTGGAGGCGCACAGCCGTTATTACCACCCGTCCAACAGTTATTTCTATCTCTATGGAGACTTGAATATCGAAGCGAGGCTGCAATTCATCCACGAGGAATATCTCAGCCGCTATAACCGCAAGGATATCGATACGGGGATTGCCCTGCAGCAGCCGACAGGAATAACCGAGCTTACGGCGGAGTATCCCATTCTGGAGTCCGAAACCGCCGCTGATAAGACATACGTGAGTTTGAACTATGTAATCGGAACCTCCCAGGACCGGGAGCTTAATCTGGCCTTTGCCATTCTGAAAAGCATGCTGATGGACAGTAACGCCGCTCCGCTGAAACAAGCTTTGCTGAAGAGCGGACTCGGCAAGGATGTGGTCTCTTTCTATTCCGACAGTATGGTCCAGCCTATGCTGGGCATTGCTTTGACCCATTCTAATCCTACCGCCAAAGAGGCCTTCGTGAATCTAGTCAGAACGACTTTAAGCCGCCTTGCGGCGGACGGACTAGATGAGAAGCTGGTGCTGGCTGCGGTGAACAGCAAGGAATTTGAACTGCGGGAAGCGGACTTCAACCAGTACCCGAAGGGCCTGACCTATAATATGGAAGTGATGAAGGCCTGGCTGTACGATGGCTTGCCGTCCACGTATCTGGAGTATGAAGCTGCAATTTCGGCTATCCGCGAACAAAGTACAAACCGGTATTTCGAGCGGCTGATCGAGACCTATCTGCTGAATAGCGACCACTGCAGCGTCGTTGTCCTGAAGCCTTTGCAGACCCTTGCGGCAGACAAAGAGGCGGCTGCCCGCAGCCGTTTGGCTGCATATAAAGCCTCGTTGACGCCGGTACAGCTCGAAGAGCTGGTGCTGAATACGCAGAAGCTGCTGGCCCGGCAGAACCGTCCGGATGCCGCGGAGGATCTGCAGAAGCTTCCGAAGCTGTCCCTTCAGGACATTGACCGCAGCGCTCCGCCTGGGGCACCCACCCAGGAGCATAGGCTGGATGGAATCACAGTGCTGCATCATGAAGCGGCTGCGGGAACCATCGCCTATATTAAACTGTATTGGGACACCCGGGTTCTGGCGGCAGAACAGCTTCCTTATCTGGAACTGCTGGCGAGGGTACTGGGGCAACTGGAGACTGCGGCCTACAGCATTGAAGAGCTGACCAGTGAAATCGGGATCACAACCGGCGGCATCCGCTTTCAGAATGAGATATTTGGGTCCGGCAAAGCTGGCGAAGGAAGCTACCAGCCCAAATTCAGCGCCCGCATCAAGGTCATGCAAGGCAACATCGGCGGTTCCCTGAAGCTGCTGCACGAGCTGCTCTACAATAGCAGCTTGAATAATTTATCCAAGCTGCAGGAGATTGTCCGCCGGGAAGCCTCCGGCATGGAAGCAATGCTGAACCAGAAAGGCAATGAAATCGCAGCCGGCCGGGTGCTCTCTTATTTCACGGATAGAGGGATGTATGAGGAGCAGCTCGGCGGTATGGCCTATTACCGCTTCATCAAAGAGCTGGCCGGCCGGATTGACCAGGAGGCTGATCAGCTGGCGGATATTCTGAAGGGAATCTGCGGGGTTCTGTTTAATACACAGAATGTAACACTGTCCGTAACCGGAACGCTGGATACGTATGCGGAATTCACTGCACACCTGGCGCAGCTGGATCTGCGGGACCAGCAGGTTAAGTTCTTGCCGCTGCTGCCTGCGCTGGACCAGGCGGGCAACGAAGGGTTCATGTCTGCCAGCCAGGTGCAGTATGTGGTCAAAGGATATGACTTCACGAAGCTGGGGTTTGCTTATTCCGGCAAGCTGCAGGTGCTCAAAAGAATCCTCAGCCTGACCTATCTGTGGAATGCTGTCCGGGTCAAGGGCGGAGCTTATGGCGGCAATCTCGTTCTGCGCAGAGACGGTGTGCTCCTGTTTACTTCTTACCGTGATCCGAATTTGCAGGAGACGCTGGAGATTTATGACCGGGCATATTTGTTTGCCGGAGAATTTGCAGCAGATGAAGAGGAGATGACGAAGGCGATCATCGGCACGCTGGCGATGGTTGACCAGCCGCTGAGTCCCGGCGCACAGGGCCGGCAGGCGGACCGGTATTATTTCGAGCAGATTACCGGTGCAGACCTGCAGCAGGAACGGAATGAAATTCTATCAACAACCTCCGAAGATATCAGGCAATATGCCGGCCTACTACAGGCAGTGACGCAGCAGAATTACTTCTGTGTGGTCGGTAACGAGTCGAAGCTGAAATCAGTCCGGGATCTTTTCGGCAGCCTGGAGGAACTGGTGAAGTAA
- a CDS encoding Atu2307/SP_0267 family LLM class monooxygenase, producing the protein MELGISTFVETTPDVNTGETLSHAQRLREVVEEIVLADQVGLDVYGVGEHHRPDFAASSPAVLMVAAAPLTNRIRLTSAVMILSSADPVRVFQDFATLDGISNGRAEIMVGRGSFVESFPLFGYDLKDYEALFDEKLDLLLKLRESEKVSWSGKHRPAIHNLGIYPRPEQNPLPVWIASAGSPESAVRAGTLGLPFALAIIGNVNPSDYATHVRLYKEAAAKAGHDVSQLPIASHSHGFIAKSNELALEKFFPSTHARTNVRAVEKGLPPYHRADYDAASSFDGALYVGGPETVARKIIHLYQHVGITRFLLHVPHGSMPHAEVMEAIRLFGTEVAPIVRAEAARLKNV; encoded by the coding sequence GTGGAACTTGGAATAAGCACCTTTGTCGAGACAACGCCTGATGTGAATACCGGTGAGACCCTGAGCCACGCGCAGCGGCTGCGTGAAGTGGTGGAGGAAATCGTGCTCGCGGATCAGGTGGGACTGGATGTATACGGCGTAGGTGAGCATCACCGGCCTGATTTTGCAGCTTCATCGCCTGCGGTTCTAATGGTTGCTGCTGCACCGCTGACGAACAGAATCCGCCTGACCAGTGCAGTCATGATTCTCTCGTCAGCTGATCCGGTGCGTGTATTTCAGGATTTCGCCACACTGGACGGGATTTCGAACGGCCGTGCCGAGATTATGGTGGGCCGTGGCTCGTTTGTGGAGTCGTTTCCGTTATTCGGCTATGATCTGAAGGATTATGAAGCACTGTTCGACGAGAAGCTGGATTTATTGCTGAAGCTCCGCGAGTCGGAGAAGGTGAGCTGGAGCGGGAAGCACCGTCCAGCGATACATAATCTGGGGATTTATCCGCGTCCGGAGCAGAATCCCCTGCCTGTCTGGATTGCGAGTGCGGGAAGTCCGGAGTCTGCGGTCCGTGCCGGCACACTGGGCTTGCCGTTTGCCCTGGCGATTATCGGCAATGTGAATCCTTCGGATTATGCTACGCATGTACGGCTGTACAAGGAAGCAGCGGCCAAGGCCGGGCATGATGTGTCACAGCTGCCGATTGCCTCGCACTCGCATGGCTTCATTGCGAAGAGCAATGAGCTGGCGCTAGAGAAGTTCTTCCCGTCCACTCACGCGCGGACGAATGTCCGGGCGGTGGAGAAGGGGCTGCCGCCTTATCACCGTGCGGATTATGATGCGGCGAGCAGCTTTGACGGAGCGTTATATGTCGGCGGTCCGGAGACGGTTGCCCGCAAAATCATCCACCTATACCAGCACGTGGGGATTACGCGGTTCCTGCTGCATGTGCCACACGGCTCCATGCCGCATGCGGAGGTTATGGAGGCGATCCGCCTCTTCGGAACTGAAGTGGCGCCAATTGTGCGGGCGGAAGCCGCCCGTTTGAAGAACGTATAG
- a CDS encoding fructose bisphosphate aldolase encodes MNTKQLDRIHTGQGFIAALDQSGGSTPKALLQYGIKEDRYSGDEEMYAMVHGMRTRIIQSPAFNSEHILGAILFENTMDRFIDGQLTADYLWEQKGIVPFLKIDQGLAAQENGVQLMKPIPGLDDLLERAVKRNIFGTKMRSVIHEANAEGIRQVVEQQFAVAEQIAGYGLVPIIEPEVDILSPDKAASEQLLKRELAAQLSTLEEGVKVMLKLSLPTEDNLYSELAADPHVVRIVALSGGYTQAEANEKLARQHGLIASFSRALSQGLSDQQSDDEFNSILAASTLAIYEASIT; translated from the coding sequence ATGAATACGAAACAATTGGACAGAATTCACACAGGCCAAGGCTTTATAGCTGCTCTGGATCAGAGCGGGGGAAGCACACCCAAAGCGCTGCTGCAATACGGCATTAAGGAGGACCGCTACTCCGGTGACGAAGAGATGTACGCGATGGTCCACGGGATGAGAACACGCATTATTCAGAGTCCCGCATTTAATTCGGAGCATATCCTCGGCGCTATTCTTTTTGAGAACACGATGGACCGTTTCATAGACGGACAATTAACCGCCGATTATTTATGGGAACAGAAAGGCATCGTGCCTTTTTTGAAAATCGATCAGGGACTGGCCGCGCAGGAAAATGGGGTTCAGCTCATGAAGCCCATTCCCGGTCTGGATGACCTGCTGGAACGGGCGGTCAAGAGGAACATCTTCGGCACCAAGATGCGCTCAGTGATCCATGAAGCTAACGCGGAGGGTATCCGGCAAGTCGTAGAACAGCAGTTTGCTGTCGCGGAGCAAATCGCCGGTTACGGGTTGGTTCCGATCATAGAACCGGAAGTAGACATTCTCAGCCCGGACAAAGCAGCGTCCGAGCAGCTGCTGAAGCGGGAACTGGCCGCCCAATTATCCACTCTGGAAGAGGGCGTCAAGGTCATGCTGAAGCTGTCACTTCCGACCGAAGATAATCTGTACAGCGAACTCGCTGCAGATCCGCATGTAGTCCGCATCGTGGCATTATCCGGGGGCTATACCCAGGCAGAAGCGAATGAGAAGCTGGCCCGCCAGCACGGACTCATTGCCAGCTTCTCGCGCGCCCTGTCCCAGGGACTCAGCGATCAGCAGAGTGACGATGAATTTAATAGCATACTTGCTGCATCCACCCTTGCGATCTACGAGGCTTCCATAACTTGA
- a CDS encoding RICIN domain-containing protein: protein MLRRGKVLSLFLLFTLLIALVPAGNSSAASTWNLAWSDEFDGSSLNTANWTAETGTGSGGWGNNELQYYTNRTQNLQVTGGNLVITAQKESYGGMNYTSARIKTQGLKNFTYGKIEARIKLPSGQGLWPAFWMLGSNITTAGWPASGETDIMERVNNNAFVNGTVHWDAGGHAEYGQVSGSLDFSQYHVYSVEWDSKYIKWFVDGNQFNQFYIENGTGNTEEFQKPFFLLLNLAVGGNWPGAPNSATSFPAQMLVDYVRVYQAGAPSTGIVSGGVYTLMSKVSGKVLDVKDVSTADGAKMHQWTNYTASNQQFRVESTGDGFYKLTAMHSGKVLDVPNASTASGVQLQQANDNGSNAQRWSIIDVGGGYYKLISKASGLAMDVSSSSTADGAVVQQWTDNGTDAQKWLLTKIN from the coding sequence ATGTTGAGAAGAGGAAAAGTCTTAAGTTTGTTTCTGCTGTTCACGCTTTTGATCGCACTGGTGCCTGCGGGGAATTCCAGCGCAGCATCAACCTGGAATCTGGCCTGGAGCGATGAGTTCGACGGCTCTTCCCTGAATACCGCCAACTGGACTGCCGAGACCGGCACCGGTAGCGGCGGCTGGGGAAACAATGAATTGCAATATTATACGAACCGGACACAGAATCTGCAGGTTACCGGCGGCAATCTTGTAATCACAGCGCAGAAGGAATCCTATGGCGGCATGAATTATACCTCAGCACGGATCAAGACGCAGGGCCTCAAGAATTTCACCTATGGCAAAATAGAAGCCAGAATCAAGCTGCCTTCCGGTCAGGGGTTATGGCCTGCATTCTGGATGCTGGGCTCCAATATCACCACGGCCGGCTGGCCGGCCTCCGGGGAAACGGATATTATGGAACGGGTGAATAATAACGCCTTCGTCAACGGTACAGTGCATTGGGATGCAGGCGGGCATGCCGAATACGGGCAGGTGTCCGGAAGTCTGGATTTCTCCCAGTATCATGTGTACAGCGTGGAGTGGGATTCGAAATATATCAAGTGGTTCGTTGACGGCAACCAGTTCAATCAATTCTATATTGAGAACGGAACAGGCAATACAGAGGAATTCCAGAAACCGTTCTTCCTGCTGCTGAACCTTGCGGTAGGCGGCAATTGGCCGGGCGCACCGAACAGTGCTACCAGCTTCCCGGCACAAATGCTGGTTGACTATGTGCGTGTGTATCAGGCAGGCGCTCCATCGACCGGTATTGTCAGCGGCGGAGTATACACATTAATGTCCAAAGTAAGCGGCAAAGTGCTGGATGTGAAGGATGTCTCCACGGCAGACGGGGCCAAAATGCACCAGTGGACTAATTATACTGCCAGCAACCAGCAGTTCAGAGTGGAGAGCACAGGGGATGGCTTCTACAAGCTTACTGCGATGCATAGCGGTAAGGTGCTGGATGTTCCGAATGCCTCCACTGCAAGCGGCGTCCAGCTGCAGCAGGCCAATGACAATGGCAGCAATGCCCAGCGCTGGAGCATCATCGATGTAGGTGGCGGTTACTATAAGCTTATATCCAAAGCGAGCGGGCTGGCTATGGATGTCTCCTCGTCCTCTACAGCGGATGGTGCGGTAGTGCAGCAATGGACCGACAACGGAACAGATGCCCAGAAGTGGCTGCTCACCAAGATTAACTAG
- a CDS encoding alpha/beta hydrolase, giving the protein MSCSSGTDSAAVQTASPEASAAATEGTASAAPQQSPGIQNLTFHSEALDREMRLSIYLPEGYSAKQHYPVLYFIHGYGGQETDMIAGLGLHLNADRLIEAGQINPLIIVSPQMDNSYGLNSSPAYAPNDPGDPLTTSNGMYEDYLVKDVVNYVDSHFSTLAERDSRYIGGISMGGFVSLHAALLHSDVFSRAGGHSPALFLDDWSSVGGEYGLIRFLYPTEAERQERDPLILAKDRDLSDLAVYLDCGEEDNYRFYEGAEQLYTLLKDKGVPVEYHLRAGEHDGEYWRAHLDEYLIFYAGRTN; this is encoded by the coding sequence GTGAGTTGTTCTTCCGGTACAGATTCAGCGGCTGTCCAGACAGCTTCCCCGGAAGCGTCCGCAGCCGCAACTGAAGGGACTGCGTCAGCAGCACCGCAGCAGAGCCCCGGAATTCAAAATTTAACGTTCCACAGTGAGGCGCTGGATCGGGAGATGCGGCTCAGTATTTACCTGCCCGAAGGCTACAGTGCGAAGCAGCATTACCCGGTCCTCTATTTCATCCACGGCTACGGCGGCCAAGAAACGGATATGATCGCCGGGCTGGGGCTGCATCTCAATGCAGACAGGCTGATTGAAGCAGGTCAGATCAATCCGCTCATTATCGTCTCCCCGCAGATGGATAACAGCTATGGGCTGAATTCTTCTCCTGCATATGCACCGAATGATCCTGGTGACCCCCTGACGACCTCTAACGGGATGTATGAAGATTATCTAGTGAAGGATGTTGTGAATTATGTGGATTCGCATTTCAGCACGTTAGCCGAGCGGGATTCGCGTTATATTGGCGGCATCTCAATGGGCGGCTTTGTAAGCCTGCATGCCGCGCTGCTGCACAGCGATGTCTTCAGCAGGGCAGGCGGGCATAGTCCGGCGCTGTTTCTGGATGACTGGTCTTCGGTCGGCGGTGAATACGGCCTGATCAGATTCCTGTATCCGACAGAAGCAGAGCGGCAGGAGCGTGATCCGCTTATTTTGGCGAAGGATAGGGATTTAAGTGATCTGGCAGTATACCTGGATTGCGGGGAAGAGGACAACTACCGGTTCTATGAAGGTGCAGAGCAATTATATACACTGCTTAAGGATAAGGGGGTGCCGGTTGAATATCACCTGAGAGCAGGGGAACATGATGGGGAGTACTGGAGAGCCCACTTGGATGAGTATTTGATTTTTTATGCCGGAAGGACTAACTGA
- a CDS encoding phosphotransferase enzyme family protein: MGSLRTEPERIFGGFLHRMYRMTTDQAEYAVKALNPQIMLRESVMNNLTAAEKAAELASRHGINALPALLHEGSCMHEVDGQYYLLFPWIEGRSISAGNAGLEHCVTMGEALAAIHATDFSPLHNELHRDSTAEQLQTDWKGYAVQGQAMDLPWSASLMAALDKLYRYEELVNAAMPILNGNRIISHRDLDLKNVLWDHDGRPVIIDWEAAGWINPAQELVEVALYWSDFESGHIRKEAFCALIQAYRNHGGGTRDPWPEVLISGYHGKLGWLDYSIRRSLGLEGPDEAERELGTSQVLPTLQALKDYEAFIPLCLQWLTNLSMK; this comes from the coding sequence TTGGGGTCACTGCGCACTGAGCCGGAGCGGATCTTCGGCGGGTTCCTGCACCGGATGTACCGGATGACCACGGATCAGGCAGAGTACGCAGTGAAAGCGCTGAATCCGCAGATTATGCTCCGGGAATCAGTGATGAACAACCTGACAGCCGCCGAGAAGGCCGCGGAGCTCGCAAGCAGACATGGAATAAATGCTCTCCCGGCTCTGCTGCATGAGGGGAGCTGTATGCATGAAGTGGACGGGCAGTATTATCTGCTGTTTCCATGGATTGAAGGCCGCTCTATATCTGCAGGCAACGCGGGGCTGGAGCACTGCGTTACTATGGGGGAAGCTCTCGCGGCTATACATGCCACGGACTTCTCTCCGCTCCATAATGAGCTCCATAGGGATAGCACAGCGGAACAATTGCAGACCGATTGGAAAGGGTATGCCGTACAAGGTCAGGCGATGGATCTTCCATGGTCCGCTTCCCTTATGGCTGCTCTGGACAAGCTCTACCGCTATGAGGAGCTGGTGAATGCTGCTATGCCGATCCTTAATGGCAACAGGATTATCAGCCACCGGGATCTGGACCTGAAGAATGTGCTGTGGGATCATGACGGCCGGCCCGTTATTATTGACTGGGAGGCTGCGGGCTGGATCAACCCGGCGCAGGAGCTGGTTGAAGTGGCACTCTATTGGTCAGACTTTGAGAGTGGTCACATCCGCAAGGAGGCCTTCTGTGCGCTGATTCAGGCTTACCGTAATCATGGGGGAGGGACACGTGACCCCTGGCCGGAGGTGCTAATCAGCGGTTACCACGGGAAGCTGGGCTGGCTGGATTACAGCATCCGGCGGTCGCTGGGGCTGGAAGGCCCGGATGAAGCGGAGCGGGAGCTTGGGACAAGCCAGGTGCTGCCTACGCTGCAAGCGCTGAAGGATTACGAAGCGTTCATTCCGCTTTGCCTGCAATGGCTTACGAACTTAAGTATGAAATAG
- a CDS encoding iron chaperone, giving the protein MEENKVTYESVDQYILAYAPEVQEILQTLRKVIREAAPEAEEKISYQMPTFFLHKNLVHFAAFKNHIGFYPAPQGIEAFKEELAKYKGAKGSVQFPIHEPLPYELITRIVKFRVEENQQQAAGKAKKKK; this is encoded by the coding sequence ATGGAAGAGAATAAAGTCACCTATGAATCTGTCGATCAATATATTTTGGCCTATGCACCAGAGGTCCAGGAGATTCTGCAGACCTTGCGCAAGGTCATCCGGGAGGCAGCGCCAGAGGCAGAAGAGAAGATCAGCTATCAGATGCCAACCTTCTTCCTGCATAAGAATCTGGTGCATTTCGCCGCATTCAAGAATCACATTGGATTCTATCCGGCACCGCAGGGAATTGAAGCGTTCAAAGAGGAACTTGCGAAATATAAAGGGGCCAAAGGCTCTGTGCAATTTCCGATTCATGAGCCGCTTCCCTATGAACTCATTACGAGGATCGTTAAATTCAGAGTGGAAGAGAATCAGCAGCAGGCAGCGGGTAAGGCGAAGAAGAAGAAATAA
- a CDS encoding M3 family oligoendopeptidase, translating to MKFSEYRYERPDVEQFKTDFTTLLKGLENGSLEEQKAAVAAMNELRSKFGTMETLVSVRHSINTEDEFYKAEQDYMDEIGPVVQEYITDYYRALVNSKYRAEFEQEWGTQLLSLAEISLRTFSPEVIGDLQLENKLSSEYAQLIASAKIRFDGEERTLAQLIPYDSSTDRSVRQGAFEARYAFMSEHEPELDRIYDELVKVRASIAAKLGYSSFVELGYERMMRTDYNAGMVANFRKQVLENIVPLATKLKQRQKERLGLDELKFYDEGISFNSGNATPKGDADWIVVNGAKMYKELSPETDEFFTFMLDNGLMDLVSKKGKQFGGYCTYFSDYQAPFIFSNFNGTSADIDVLTHEVGHAFQVYSSRNSGVPEYAFPTFEAAEIHSMSMEFFAWPWMDQFFEQDADKYRFNHLAESLLFIPYGVSVDEFQHFVYEHPEATPAERKQAWREIEQKYLPHRDYDGNVYLEQGGFWQKQAHIYRSPFYYIDYTLAQLCAFQFWKRSNEDFTSAWSDYLRLCQAGGSQSFTKLVELAGLISPFEDGCVSSVIGDIESWLNSIDDKSL from the coding sequence ATGAAATTCTCAGAATACCGTTATGAACGTCCGGATGTGGAGCAATTTAAGACCGATTTCACAACCTTGCTGAAAGGCCTGGAGAATGGCAGTCTGGAGGAGCAGAAGGCCGCGGTTGCCGCCATGAATGAGCTCCGCAGCAAATTCGGTACGATGGAGACACTGGTCAGCGTCCGCCACTCGATTAATACCGAGGATGAGTTCTACAAGGCTGAACAGGATTACATGGACGAGATCGGTCCGGTGGTCCAGGAGTACATAACGGATTATTACAGAGCCCTTGTAAATTCCAAGTACAGAGCCGAGTTTGAACAGGAATGGGGAACGCAGCTGCTAAGCTTGGCCGAAATTTCCTTGCGTACCTTCAGCCCTGAAGTTATCGGAGACTTACAGCTTGAGAACAAGCTGTCTTCCGAATACGCCCAATTGATCGCCTCAGCCAAAATTAGATTTGACGGTGAAGAGCGTACCCTGGCCCAGCTGATCCCCTATGATTCATCGACTGACCGTTCTGTGCGCCAGGGAGCTTTTGAAGCCAGATATGCCTTCATGTCAGAGCATGAACCGGAGCTCGACCGGATTTATGATGAGCTCGTCAAGGTACGGGCCAGCATAGCTGCCAAGCTTGGATACAGCAGCTTTGTGGAGCTGGGGTATGAACGGATGATGCGTACGGATTACAATGCCGGGATGGTTGCTAATTTCCGCAAGCAGGTGCTTGAGAATATCGTTCCTCTTGCAACGAAGCTGAAGCAGCGCCAGAAGGAGCGTCTGGGTCTGGATGAATTGAAATTTTACGATGAGGGCATTAGCTTCAATTCCGGGAATGCTACACCCAAGGGCGATGCTGACTGGATTGTGGTTAACGGAGCGAAGATGTACAAGGAGCTGTCACCGGAAACCGATGAGTTCTTCACCTTCATGCTGGACAATGGGCTGATGGATCTGGTAAGCAAGAAGGGCAAGCAATTCGGCGGTTACTGTACCTACTTCAGCGACTATCAGGCACCGTTTATTTTCTCCAATTTCAATGGAACCTCAGCGGATATTGATGTGCTGACCCATGAAGTGGGACACGCCTTCCAGGTATATTCCAGCCGCAACTCCGGCGTTCCGGAATATGCCTTCCCAACCTTTGAAGCTGCAGAAATCCACTCGATGAGTATGGAATTCTTCGCTTGGCCGTGGATGGACCAGTTCTTCGAACAGGATGCGGACAAATACCGCTTCAACCACCTGGCAGAGAGTCTGTTGTTTATTCCTTATGGTGTCTCTGTCGATGAATTCCAGCATTTTGTCTATGAGCACCCGGAGGCGACTCCGGCTGAACGTAAGCAGGCCTGGCGGGAAATTGAGCAGAAATATCTGCCCCACCGCGATTATGACGGCAACGTCTATCTGGAGCAGGGCGGCTTCTGGCAAAAGCAGGCGCATATCTACCGGTCTCCGTTCTACTATATTGACTATACGCTGGCCCAGCTCTGCGCCTTCCAGTTCTGGAAACGCTCGAATGAGGATTTCACATCCGCATGGTCGGATTATCTGCGCCTCTGCCAGGCTGGAGGAAGCCAGTCCTTCACGAAGCTGGTAGAGCTTGCCGGACTGATCTCACCGTTCGAGGACGGCTGCGTCAGCTCCGTCATCGGGGATATTGAGAGCTGGCTGAACAGCATTGATGATAAGTCGCTGTAA
- a CDS encoding CD3324 family protein: protein MKCVNAAALLPDHLLKEIQQYIHGEALYIPTRTSSRRKWGESSGARGFYRLRNNEIRKCFHDGADMNQLCEQYGLSIDSIRKIVYSKNP from the coding sequence ATGAAATGTGTAAATGCAGCAGCGTTATTGCCAGACCACCTGCTGAAGGAGATTCAGCAATATATTCACGGGGAAGCCTTGTATATCCCCACCCGTACGAGCAGCCGCAGAAAATGGGGCGAAAGCTCCGGGGCAAGAGGGTTCTACAGACTCCGGAACAATGAGATACGCAAATGTTTCCATGATGGTGCGGACATGAACCAGTTGTGTGAGCAATATGGATTATCCATAGACAGCATCCGTAAAATTGTATATTCCAAGAACCCGTAG